CCAGCTAATAAATTCTCTCCCGTTATTGCACTGCAACCAATGATGCACCAATGGTGACTTTTTAACTCGTCCAGAGCCAGCGCCTGCAAGAACAGAACAAGCAAATGCAATACTTTTGTCTAAAACGACCAGCATGTTTAAGACTAATCCATTGGCCTTTGTGGAATAATTTAACAGCACTTGACTTGGGTTAGCACATTTTCATAGGGGGCTAATTTAATCCTCAACTGACAGTGAAGTATGACTTAATATAAGACTTGCTGTGTAATGTTTAGATCTTACCTCTCGTATGGCTTCTTTTGACAGGGATCCTGGTAAATCCTGTTTGTTGGCAAATACTAGTAGTGTTGCACCAGCTAACCTCTGCAGGGAGAAAGAAACAGTTAAGTGCAAGCTTGTGGTCATTCAAACGTAATTTGTTTTAACAATAGTCTGATGAAATCATAGACAGTTGCCTCAGAAGACAGACCAATTTTtagaatcaaaacaaacaccccTGATTCAACAATATCAATTTCTGAAGTATTGGACAAGACAAAGCGATTTAAATCCGCATTTGCCCCTCAAATAAATACTAACAGCCGTCAGTATGATTTGTGTGTACCTCCTCCCGCAGCAGTGCACTGAGTTCATCTTTGCAGTCCTGCAGTCTGAGTCTATCTGCGCTGTCCACCACCCACACCAGCCCGTCGGTGCTCTCAAAGTAGTTCCTCCAGTAGGAACGCAGTGACTTCTGACCCCCAACATcccaaatatttaatttaaacctagaaaacaaacagatgaaGAAGAGCACAAGGACTTATTAGTAAGACTGGGAAAAATATATCCTGTTCGTGAAACATTGCTGGGAAAAATACATCTGAATACTTATACTTCAGTATTATATTTTTTCCCATGTGTAGTTTTCTTATATATTGTGCAGTCCTACAATAATATGCGTGTGCTGTATATGTGTTTACCCTTTGTGCTCCAGTGTCTTGATGTTGAAGCCCAGGGTTGGAGAGATGGTGCTGACGTCCTCGCCATTAAATTTCTTCAAGATTGTCGTTTTCCCCGCGTTGTCCAAACCTCTGCACATGCCATGTTAAAGAATTGACAACTCGAGTGACACACCTGACTGCTACAGTTGAATTTGTTCAGCTAGAAACACTCCCCTTTAAAATGATAACATCAATATAGCCAACTCATAATGCACCTGTGCAAatcagggctgcaacgattaatcgattattaaacgATAACTAAATTCAAAGTCAACTATTTCAATTATcggagtgtttttttcattaatcaaaacagtttttcagatttgtcaccttaaatgtgaacactttctgaccaaacaagtactcgattaatcgataatcatttatgaaaacaattgCAAATACTCCAATCATGTGTcagaatgtgaaaaatgtaCGAAGTGACTCTTCATTCAATTGACAGGATTGAAAGGAAACTTTCTTCCACActttaacacatttgaaaatggcCCGTTGATCACATCGATAATAATTAGGTGTTCTGCAAGACATGAGCTTATAATGACTGTGTATATTGTTTTGGTGGAAGCTTCTAGTTTTGACAACATACTTGCATAAGCTAGCTCAACGCTTCGTGGCTAGCGAGGTAGCATGACGCAGTATGCaacaaaatgcacaaaacaaacGCCACAATCATGTAAACCGCACATTCTCTCCACATACTACCGTTCACTGTCGCACATGACTACATCGTTGTTGGCGTAGTTTAATGTGTAATAACGTGACTGCGTCAATGCTACCTTGCTTCCCCGCTAAGCTAGCAAGCGCTAACAGACAGGATACAGCATCAGCAGCCTCAGCTCCCGCTCCTTTTGCTTCATCTTCGTCAGAATCGTCAGCAAACCCATCTCTGCTCTGTCCGGCTCCGCTGCTGTGGCTTTGTGAATACTACTATTATTACTTTTAACAGATGTACGGGTTGTAATGGAAGGATGTAGTTAGCAGCGTCGCATGAAGGGAAGGGACTGTGCTCGTAGTCCCGCCTCACCTAGCATCTGACTGGTCCATATTGGGGAGCGCCAAATCTGATTGGCTCCAGTAAATGTTTGAAACTGATTGGTCAGCGGTTTATTAAGGTGTGGTCAGTCTGCGCGCGTGGGTCTGTTTGTGGGAAATGACTACTTAACAGTGTGAAGATGTTGTGTCAGAATTCCACAAGATAATAGGATAAAGAAACACCTTTAGCATAAAAGGATACATCACAGTG
The nucleotide sequence above comes from Solea senegalensis isolate Sse05_10M linkage group LG3, IFAPA_SoseM_1, whole genome shotgun sequence. Encoded proteins:
- the arl2 gene encoding ADP-ribosylation factor-like protein 2: MGLLTILTKMKQKERELRLLMLGLDNAGKTTILKKFNGEDVSTISPTLGFNIKTLEHKGFKLNIWDVGGQKSLRSYWRNYFESTDGLVWVVDSADRLRLQDCKDELSALLREERLAGATLLVFANKQDLPGSLSKEAIREALALDELKSHHWCIIGCSAITGENLLAGMDWLLDDIGARIFTAD